The Desulfobotulus mexicanus genomic interval AAGTGGAGCTGGACTGGTACAATTTTGAAGCACTGAACATCCCACCCCATCACCCGGCAAGGGACATGCAGGACACCTTCTATGTATCGGACAGGGTGGTACTGCGTACCCACACCTCTCCCATACAGATCCGCTTCATGGAGAACCACAAGCCACCCATCCGCATCATAGCTCCGGGACGGGTCTACCGCTGCGACTCGGACATCACCCACACACCCATGTTCCATCAGATTGAAGGGCTTCTTGTGGATGAAAAGGCCAGCTTCGGCGACCTCAAAGGCATACTCACCGCCTTTATCCATGCCCTCTTTGATAAAGATACCAGCCTGCGTTTCCGCCCCAGCTTCTTTCCCTTCACAGAACCCAGTGCAGAGGTGGACATACGCTGCGTCATGTGCCGGGGCAAAGGCTGCCGCATCTGCTCCCAGACCGGGTGGCTGGAGGTTCTTGGCTGCGGCATGGTGCATCCCGTTCTCTTTGAGAACACAGGCATTGATCCGGAGCGCTACCGGGGCTTTGCCTTTGGCATGGGTGTGGAGCGTCTGACTATGCTCAAATACGGCATCGACGATCTCCGGAAGTTTTTCGAAAACGATATCCGATTCCTGGAGCAGTTTTAGCCATGAAACTCAGTCTCAACTGGCTTAAAAGCCTCATACCCGTACCCATGAACACCGAGGAACTGGCCCACGCCCTGACCATGGCAGGTCTCGAAGTGGAAGCCGTTGAACGGCCCTTTGCCCACCTTGACGGCATTGTGACGGGACGTATTTTTGACATTGCCCCCCATCCCAATGCGGACAAACTGCAGACCTGCAAAGTAGATACCGGCAATGATATATTCAGCGTGGTCTGCGGTGCGCCCAACATAGAAAACGGCATGATAGCCCCCCTGGCTCCGGCAGGAACGACCATGCCCGACGGCACGGTCCTTAAAAAGGGTAAAATCCGGGGAGAAGTTTCCGAAGGCATGCTCTGCAGCGCAAAGGAACTAAACTTAGACAACGACCACTCCGGCATCCTTGCCCTGCCTCAGGAAACTCCGCCCGGCCTCCCCTTCTGCGAAGCCATGGAAATGGATGACACCGTGCTCACCATCGGCCTGACACCCAACCGGGTGGACTGCGCCAGTGTCATGGGCCTTGCAAGGGAAGTAGCCGCCTTCGGAGAATCTTCCTTCAGGGCAGAACCCGCCTCCCTCCCGCCTGCGGACCCTGCGCTGGGTACAATTTATACCCATACCAGCGTCACCGTGGAGGACAGCGAAGGCTGCCCCCGCTATGCGGCAAGACTGCTTGCAGACATCACCGTGGGACCATCTCCTGCATGGCTGAAAAACCGCCTCATTGCCGCAGGCTTAAGGCCCATAAATAACATCGTGGACATAACCAACTTTGTGATGCTGGAAACGGGCCAACCCCTGCATGCCTTTGATTTTGACACCCTTGCCCAGAATCGCATTATTGTCCGGAAGGCCAGAGATGGGGAAACCTTCATTACACTGGATGAAAAAGAGCGCAGACTGGACACAGACATGACCATGATCTGTGACGGGGAAAAACCCGTGGCCATAGGCGGTGTTATGGGCGGTCTGCATTCCGGTGTCACGGAAAGCACCCGGCGGGTTCTGATCGAAAGCGCCTGCTTTGATGCACCATCCATACGGAGAACGGCAAAAAAACTGGGGCTTTCCACGGATTCCTCCTATCGTTTCGAACGGGGCGTAGACCCCCTGGGCACCCTTTATGCATTGGACAGAGCCGCAGTCCTGATGCTGGAAACCGCTGGCGGAAGCATGGCAGAAGGCCATATTGACATCCACCCCAGCCCCCCTGCTCCCGCCACCATCCGTGTCAGCCCGGACTTCATCAATCAGCGCATAGGCCTTGACCTTTCCGCAGAAAAGATGATCCTTCTGCTGGAAAAGGTGGGTTTTTCAGCCATGCTTCAGGACAAAGACATTGAAGTCACCGTACCATCCTTCCGTGTGGACGTTTCCCGCAAGGAAGACATTTCAGAAGAGGTGGCAAGACTCTACGGATATGACAATATCCCCGTAACATTTCCGGAGATGCCTGCTGAAACAAGACTAGACCCCCCATCGGTCACCTTCCGCCGCAGACTGCAGGACCAGATGTGCGGACTTGGCTTCCACGAAGTCATCTCCTACAGCTTTGTTGCAAAGGAAAGCGCAGACCACCTGCGTCTTCCCGAAGAGCATCCCATGCGACCTGCCGTGGCCCTGTTAAACCCCATATCCGAAGACCTGGCCGTCATGCGCACCAGCATGGTGCCATGCCTCATGGGACTTCTGGCACGCAACATTGCCCAGCAGGAAAAAAATCTGAAAATTTTTGAAATCGGCAGCACCTTTACCCCCCGTGCGGGTGAAGACCTTCCCATGGAAAGGGAAGTACTGGCTCTGGCCTGGACTGGCAAACGTCACCCCGGTGGCTGGTATGAACATTCTCCCGAATGTGATTTTTTTGACATCAAAGGAGCCGTGGAAGGCCTGCTGGAGGCCATGAATATTTCCGAAGCTGACTACGCAGCTCCGGATAGCCAGGACAGCTTTCCATGGGTACGAAAGGGTGCCTGTGCCTGCATACGGTACGAAGACAGCATAGCGGGCCATATATATGAGGTACACCCTGAAACACGGCGTTTTTTTGGTATCAAGCAGCCCGTTTTCATGGCAGAGCTGGACCTCGTCCTTCTGATGGAAAAACAAAAAAATCTCTTCCTCTCAAAGGAGATTCCAAGGTATCCTGCCACCACAAGGGATGTGACCCTGATTCTTGAAAAAGAAACACCGGCGGCAGAAGTGTTAAAACTCTGCCGGAAAAACCAGCCGGAAATCCTCGAATCCGCCAGCATCCACGACCTTTATCAGGGCGACAGAATACCTGCTGGCAAAAAAAGCCTGACTCTGCGCATGGTCTACCAATCCTTTACGGAAACCCTTGCAGATAAAAAAGTCAACAAAGTTCAGGAAAAAATAACCCAGAATCTCCTTTCACATTTTCAGGCCACCCT includes:
- the pheS gene encoding phenylalanine--tRNA ligase subunit alpha, coding for METSIEQLKEEALAALGNAGDPAEIQALTVRYLGKKGLLTQHLRTMATLAPEERPAFGQRVNAAKEALETAFTEKKAVLETAAADRATDIDITLPGRKPSQGTLHPLTRIRREISDIFSRLGFEISEGPEVELDWYNFEALNIPPHHPARDMQDTFYVSDRVVLRTHTSPIQIRFMENHKPPIRIIAPGRVYRCDSDITHTPMFHQIEGLLVDEKASFGDLKGILTAFIHALFDKDTSLRFRPSFFPFTEPSAEVDIRCVMCRGKGCRICSQTGWLEVLGCGMVHPVLFENTGIDPERYRGFAFGMGVERLTMLKYGIDDLRKFFENDIRFLEQF
- the pheT gene encoding phenylalanine--tRNA ligase subunit beta yields the protein MKLSLNWLKSLIPVPMNTEELAHALTMAGLEVEAVERPFAHLDGIVTGRIFDIAPHPNADKLQTCKVDTGNDIFSVVCGAPNIENGMIAPLAPAGTTMPDGTVLKKGKIRGEVSEGMLCSAKELNLDNDHSGILALPQETPPGLPFCEAMEMDDTVLTIGLTPNRVDCASVMGLAREVAAFGESSFRAEPASLPPADPALGTIYTHTSVTVEDSEGCPRYAARLLADITVGPSPAWLKNRLIAAGLRPINNIVDITNFVMLETGQPLHAFDFDTLAQNRIIVRKARDGETFITLDEKERRLDTDMTMICDGEKPVAIGGVMGGLHSGVTESTRRVLIESACFDAPSIRRTAKKLGLSTDSSYRFERGVDPLGTLYALDRAAVLMLETAGGSMAEGHIDIHPSPPAPATIRVSPDFINQRIGLDLSAEKMILLLEKVGFSAMLQDKDIEVTVPSFRVDVSRKEDISEEVARLYGYDNIPVTFPEMPAETRLDPPSVTFRRRLQDQMCGLGFHEVISYSFVAKESADHLRLPEEHPMRPAVALLNPISEDLAVMRTSMVPCLMGLLARNIAQQEKNLKIFEIGSTFTPRAGEDLPMEREVLALAWTGKRHPGGWYEHSPECDFFDIKGAVEGLLEAMNISEADYAAPDSQDSFPWVRKGACACIRYEDSIAGHIYEVHPETRRFFGIKQPVFMAELDLVLLMEKQKNLFLSKEIPRYPATTRDVTLILEKETPAAEVLKLCRKNQPEILESASIHDLYQGDRIPAGKKSLTLRMVYQSFTETLADKKVNKVQEKITQNLLSHFQATLPG